One Felis catus isolate Fca126 chromosome D1, F.catus_Fca126_mat1.0, whole genome shotgun sequence DNA segment encodes these proteins:
- the TAGLN gene encoding transgelin, producing the protein MANKGPSYGMSREVQSKIEKKYDEELEERLVEWIIVQCGADVGRPDRGRLGFQVWLKNGVILSKLVNSLYPDGSKPVKVPENPPSMVFKQMEQVAQFLKAAEDYGVTKTDMFQTVDLFEGKDLAAVQRTLMALGSLAVTKNDGYYRGDPNWFMKKAQEHKREFTESQLQEGKHVIGLQMGSNRGASQAGMTGYGRPRQIIS; encoded by the exons ATGGCCAACAAGGGTCCTTCCTATGGCATGAGCCGCGAAGTGCAATCCAAAATTGAGAAGAAGTATGATGAGGAGCTGGAGGAGCGGCTGGTGGAGTGGATCATAGTGCAGTGTGGCGCAGACGTGGGGCGCCCGGACCGTGGGCGCCTGGGCTTCCAGGTCTGGCTGAAGAACGGCGTG ATTCTGAGCAAGCTGGTGAACAGCCTGTATCCTGACGGCTCCAAGCCAGTGAAGGTGCCCGAGAACCCTCCATCCATGGTCTTCAAGCAAATGGAGCAGGTGGCTCAGTTCCTGAAGGCGGCTGAGGACTATGGGGTCACCAAGACTGACATGTTTCAGACTGTTGACCTCTTCGAAG GCAAAGACCTGGCAGCGGTGCAGAGAACCCTGATGGCTCTGGGCAGCTTGGCAGTGACCAAGAACGACGGGTACTACCGTGGAGATCCCAACTGGTTTATGAA GAAAGCCCAGGAGCATAAGAGGGAGTTCACAGAGAGCCAACTGCAGGAGGGAAAACATGTCATTGGCCTACAGATGGGCAGCAACAGGGGGGCCTCCCAGGCCGGCATGACAGGCTACGGACGACCTCGGCAGATCATCAGTTAG